A part of Vigna radiata var. radiata cultivar VC1973A chromosome 11, Vradiata_ver6, whole genome shotgun sequence genomic DNA contains:
- the LOC106776854 gene encoding uncharacterized protein LOC106776854, protein MFTKQYSTNRYEEVTAAELVNLRQGKDETLRAFMHRYNQAARRIKGVSPEFIISSLPNCLKPGFVSESLYAKSPRTLEELQQKMAKFIKMEDQRISRKQQHEEHLNSINKREGKRKNDNVREQKPVVNLNPKYDRYAHLTAPREKVLERALQSNLISQRRKFPPKNVDATQICRFHNSGGHTTEGCQTLKDEIEKLIRAGHLREFVKEDSGRMGYSPRKTRRSPEHAKRKSNYLRDRSRSPPSHSFRSRPREREPIIKGRIDTISGGFAGGGVSSSARKRHLRNLHSIHSVIRSPALMPDITFTNKDFHAPDPDQDDPMVITARIA, encoded by the coding sequence ATGTTCACGAAGCAATATTCCACCAACCGATATGAAGAAGTGACTGCTGCCGAACTAGTCAATCTCAGGCAGGGAAAAGACGAAACTCTCAGAGCCTTCATGCACCGATACAACCAAGCCGCCCGGAGGATAAAGGGAGTCAGTCCCGAATTCATCATCAGCAGCCTACCCAACTGCCTAAAGCCAGGATTCGTCTCTGAAAGCCTATACGCCAAATCACCCCGTACGCTGGAGGAGCTACAACAAAAGATGGCTAAGTTCATTAAAATGGAAGACCAAAGGATCTCTCGAAAGCAACAACACGAGGAGCATTTGAATAGTATTAACAAAAGAGAGGGCAAACGAAAAAATGACAACGTCCGGGAACAGAAACCAGTCGTGAATCTGAATCCCAAATACGATCGCTACGCGCATCTCACCGCCCCCAGAGAAAAGGTGTTGGAACGAGCTCTACAATCGAACCTCATCtctcaaagaagaaaatttccacCGAAAAACGTGGATGCAACGCAGATTTGCCGATTCCATAATTCGGGGGGACATACTACTGAAGGCTGCCAGACTCTCAAAGATGAAATAGAGAAGCTAATCCGTGCCGGACATCTTCGTGAATTTGTGAAGGAAGATTCCGGCCGTATGGGATACTCACCCAGAAAGACACGAAGAAGCCCGGAGCATGCCAAACGAAAAAGTAATTACTTACGCGACCGTTCTCGTAGTCCTCCGAGTCACAGTTTTCGCAGTCGACCGAGAGAGCGGGAACCTATAATAAAAGGCAGGATTGACACCATCTCAGGAGGTTTCGctggaggaggtgtttcatcctcaGCACGGAAGAGACACTTGAGAAATTTGCATAGCATACACTCAGTGATACGCAGTCCAGCGTTAATGCCGGACATTACATTTACAAACAAAGATTTTCACGCACCAGATCCTGATCAGGATGACCCCATGGTCATCACCGCCCGCATTGCATAA
- the LOC106777021 gene encoding uncharacterized protein At4g22758 codes for MLLTKQKKNQNPNVKRFLISINVLGSAGPLRFVVNEEEPVAAVIETALKSYAREGRLPLLGTDNAGFSLYCPHLGPDALSPWDTIGSHGARNFTLCKKAENAKEAAVDDGRGPTAGLPRRGSGTLRSWLNRSLNLKIYSH; via the exons ATGTTGTTGACCAAGCAGAAGAAGAACCAGAACCCGAACGTCAAGAGGTTCCTCATAAGCATCAACGTGCTGGGGAGTGCAGGGCCCCTTCGCTTCGTCGTCAACGAGGAGGAGCCAGTCGCTGCGGTCATTGAGACCGCGCTCAAGAGTTACGCGCGGGAGGGGCGCCTTCCTCTGCTTGGGACCGACAACGCTGGATTCTCTCTCTATTGCCCTCATCTTGGGCCTGATG CTCTGAGTCCGTGGGATACAATTGGATCACATGGAGCGAGGAATTTCACGCTTTGCAAGAAGGCGGAGAATGCGAAGGAGGCAGCAGTTGATGACGGAAGAGGGCCGACTGCCGGACTTCCACGGAGGGGAAGTGGCACCTTGAGGTCTTGGCTCAACAGGTCCCTCAACCTTAAGATCTATTCccattaa
- the LOC106776853 gene encoding protein ROS1-like, with product MKNVENKDASNSETFAKSKIIMEDDVRGEFDLPSSSKKRKKMEDINDELPRKKRKKVFRPKLVSQIPKRRKKSQVKSNTPKPSTPEQRENNIRKGGYYCERKLFNEDSSNASNEIGIQHNSVQSYQKVSSLSGLCVLKENQIGSNFPFLFKKKRVLKRRLHLLKFLTPIEKRRSKWFTRKRREKVDFSVEDSNFKNKMLINRIKKFSSLMTKDKSKKINELDNCTDSRKKLVLHKKAALNDSLLDEETSRMWGLLQQEKGYDENDEMKRKYWENIRKIYQCKVESFIDHMHFIQGDRRFLPWKGSVLDSVIGVFLTQNVADYLSSSAFMSLASKFSLEKKEETISTEFQNEKEKKEDEDKNDEKVITRKSLKNDEKKKTRKQKEQEEEMKKKREYWDLLRKIYTKNFRSEDYMDSVDWEAVRVAKPRVLAQTIASRGQHNIIGGRVQTLLNSLMESNGSLDLEWLRYAPPKDVKEYLLAIEGLGLKSVECIRLLALRHTGFPVDINVARIVVRLGWVPIQPLPEYIQIHNLEIFPDSDKIQEYLWPRLCTLDPPQLYELHYQLITFGKVFCTKQKPNCNACPLKSECKYFASAFSREKLALPESKVDYEDKTASKFALPEPTCLIYEPKTCEPTIELPPSPEHVDDCKDIEDISKDYYNSESNEDISLSTAIITPYADHIPMQKMKDVSRLKTERLVYVLPDNHPLLSAMQCEQRQADDPCPYLLILWERGELEDSCESNLDEEANTLTIPATLLIPCRSAMRSRFPLNGTYFQVNEVFVDYASMIHPINVPRKWLWNLDQRIVYIGTTVSSIMRGLSLVQIQDCFWNGFVCVRAFDVKTRAPRPISEMLHRNTTAKLRKGKGTKK from the exons ATGAAGAATGTTGAAAACAAAGATGCATCCAATTCTGAGACTTTTGCAAAGTCCAAAATCATTATGGAAGATGATGTCAGAG gtGAATTTGATTTACCTTCTTcttcaaagaagagaaagaagatggAAGATATTAACGATGAATTGccgagaaaaaaaagaaagaaggtgTTTCGGCCTAAATTGGTGTCTCAAATacctaaaagaagaaaaaaatctcaAGTGAAAAGTAACACTCCAAAACCTTCAACCCCAgaacaaagagaaaataatataagaaaggGTGGCTATTATTGCGAGAGGAAGTTGTTCAATGAAGATTCTTCAAATGCTAGCAACGAAATAGGCATTCAACACAATTCAGTGCAAAGTTATCAGAAAGTGTCATCCTTATCAGGTTTATGTGTTCTAAAAGAGAATCAAATTGGAtcaaattttccatttttgttcAAGAAAAAGAGAGTCCTTAAACGAAGATTGCATTTGCTAAAATTCTTGACCCCTATTGAAAAAAGGAGATCAAAGTGGTTcactagaaagagaagagaaaaggtagATTTCAGTGTAGAAGATAGCAATTTCAAGAATAAGATGCTGATAAATAGAATCAAGAAGTTTTCTTCTCTGATgacaaaagataaaagtaaaaagatcAATGAGCTTGATAACTGCACAGACTCTCGAAAAAAATTGGTTCTTCACAAAAAGGCAGCTTTAAATGATAGTTTACTTGATGAGGAAACATCAAGAATGTGGGGTTTGCTGCAGCAGGAAAAAGGGTATGATGAGAATGATgagatgaagagaaaatattggGAAAACATCAGAAAGATATATCAATGCAAGGTTGAATCATTCATAGATCACATGCATTTCATCCAAG GAGATAGACGTTTTCTACCATGGAAAGGTTCAGTTTTGGATTCTGTGATTGGAGTCTTCTTAACACAAAATGTGGCTGACTATTTATCAAg CTCCGCATTCATGTCACTTGCTTCAAAGTTTTCtttagagaaaaaagaagagacaaTTAGTACTGAATTtcagaatgaaaaagaaaagaaagaagatgaagataagAATGATGAGAAGGTTATTACAAGAAAAAGTTTGAAGaatgatgagaaaaagaaaacaagaaaacaaaaagaacaagaggaagagatgaaaaaaaagagagaatattgggatttattaagaaaaatatatactaaaaatttTCGAAGTGAAGATTATATGGATTCTGTGGATTGGGAAGCAGTGAGAGTTGCAAAACCAAGAGTACTTGCACAAACTATAGCATCTCGAGGTCAGCATAATATTATCGGTGGTAGAGTACAG aCTTTACTTAATAGTTTGATGGAATCCAACGGAAGCCTAGACTTGGAATGGTTAAGATATGCTCCACCAAAAGACGTAAA AGAATATCTGTTGGCCATAGAAGGATTGGGATTAAAGAGTGTAGAGTGCATTAGACTTTTAGCCCTCCGTCACACTGGTTTTCCg gtGGACATAAATGTTGCAAGAATTGTTGTCCGTTTAGGATGGGTTCCCATCCAACCATTGCCAGAATATattcaaatacataatttagAGAT cTTTCCTGATTCAGATAAAATTCAAGAATACCTTTGGCCACGGTTATGCACACTTGATCCGCCTCAATT GTATGAATTGCATTATCAACTTATAACTTTTGGAAAg gTCTTTTGCACAAAACAAAAGCCAAATTGTAATGCTTGTCCATTGAAAAGTGAATGTAAATATTTTGCAAGTGCTTTTTCGAG AGAAAAATTAGCCTTGCCGGAATCAAAGGTAGATTACGAGGATAAAACAGCATCAAAATTTGCTTTACCCGAACCAACATGTCTGATTTATGAGCCAAAAACATGTGAACCTACGATTGAGCTGCCACCATCACCAGAACATGTCGATGATTGTAAAGACATTGAAGACATTTCAAAAGATTATTATAATTCAGAATCTAACGAAGATATCAGTCTATCCACAGCTATAATTACACCTTATGCAGATCATATTCCTATGCAAAAAATGAAGGATGTTAGTCGTCTAAAAACGGAGCGTTTAGT tTATGTTCTTCCAGATAATCATCCTTTGTTGTCGGCGATGCAG TGTGAACAAAGGCAAGCAGATGATCCTTGCCCTTATCTCCTAATATTATGGGAAAGAG GTGAATTAGAAGATTCGTGTGAATCAAATTTGGACGAGGAAGCAAATACACTTACTATACCTGCAACTCTTTtg ATACCATGTCGAAGTGCTATGAGGAGTCGTTTTCCACTTAATGGGACGTATTTCCAAGTTAATGAA GTGTTTGTTGATTATGCTTCAATGATACATCCTATCAATGTACCAAGAAAGTGGTTATGGAACTTAGATCAACGAATAGTTTATATTGGGACCACTGTATCATCAATCATGCGAG GTTTGTCTCTGGTTCAAATTCAAGATTGTTTTTGGAATG GTTTTGTTTGTGTGAGAGCATTTGATGTGAAGACCAGAGCACCTAGACCTATATCTGAGATGTTACATCGCAACACAACTGCTAAACTTAGAAAAGGTAAaggaacaaaaaaataa